One region of Polynucleobacter sp. MWH-Aus1W21 genomic DNA includes:
- a CDS encoding GntR family transcriptional regulator, with amino-acid sequence MNEISFSTFEPLWLKVYKPVRERILKGYLLPGAMLSENELADEFQVSRTPVREAVRLLINDGLVGVSPGRKMRIISPTPKDIHEVYDIRSIIEKEAIRRLFDDKKLSSILGKMERYCDDGDDALKRKDIDDLARANEQFHSCFMDALKNDRLLDQYRAMHQLITMYRLQTLQNDIWAETGNQDHRRLVQKIRQGKIQEAVDLIGDHINGAEITLVKRFKNNKER; translated from the coding sequence ATGAATGAGATCTCATTCAGTACCTTCGAGCCTTTATGGTTGAAGGTGTATAAACCTGTTCGAGAAAGGATTCTTAAGGGGTACTTACTGCCTGGCGCAATGCTATCTGAAAATGAGCTGGCTGATGAATTTCAAGTTAGTCGGACTCCTGTTCGAGAGGCTGTTCGTTTACTCATTAATGATGGATTGGTTGGTGTAAGTCCAGGAAGGAAGATGAGGATCATCTCTCCAACCCCCAAGGATATTCATGAGGTGTATGACATACGCAGCATTATCGAAAAAGAGGCTATCAGGAGACTATTTGACGATAAAAAACTCTCCTCGATTCTAGGGAAGATGGAGCGATATTGCGATGATGGTGATGATGCTCTTAAAAGAAAAGATATTGATGATTTAGCGAGAGCAAATGAACAATTTCATTCATGCTTTATGGATGCTTTAAAAAATGATCGTCTCCTGGATCAATATAGAGCCATGCATCAATTAATTACGATGTATCGGCTACAAACTTTACAAAACGATATTTGGGCTGAAACAGGTAATCAGGATCACCGAAGGCTAGTGCAGAAAATTAGACAAGGAAAGATCCAAGAAGCGGTAGATCTGATTGGCGACCATATTAATGGGGCCGAAATTACATTAGTAAAACGCTTTAAGAATAACAAGGAGAGATAA
- a CDS encoding tripartite tricarboxylate transporter substrate binding protein — protein sequence MYSKKLVALLSALMFFTLSHAQTFPSKPLKIIVPYPPGQASDQISRMVADKVSQAVGQPIIVENKPGAGGNLGTEIGAKSPADGYVMTIGTAALPISKLVYKKLNFDPINDFSGITLMTTMPLVLVVPPALKVNTVAELVEYAKNNPGKVNFASSGTGTSHQLAGEMFKQYANVDITHVPYKGSPPAHVDLMGGSVDLMFDNIVAVGPHIKSGKLKALAVTSKTRSPVLPSIPTMLESGYPKIEAVAWFGVLVPKGTPKNIINLLNKEFVAALTTPEIKNKLQESGAQVVASTPEEFDAFMQNEVNKWSGVINTAKISLD from the coding sequence ATGTACTCAAAAAAGCTTGTGGCCTTATTAAGTGCGCTCATGTTTTTCACTTTATCGCACGCACAAACATTCCCCAGCAAACCATTAAAGATTATTGTTCCCTATCCTCCTGGACAAGCCTCTGATCAAATTTCCAGAATGGTTGCTGATAAGGTAAGTCAGGCAGTAGGACAGCCAATCATAGTTGAAAATAAGCCGGGAGCTGGCGGTAATCTCGGTACGGAGATTGGAGCAAAATCTCCAGCTGATGGATATGTGATGACAATTGGAACAGCAGCGCTCCCAATTTCAAAGCTTGTTTACAAAAAACTTAATTTTGACCCTATAAATGACTTTAGTGGCATTACGCTGATGACAACGATGCCACTAGTTTTAGTGGTTCCACCTGCTCTAAAGGTAAACACAGTTGCTGAGTTGGTTGAATATGCAAAAAACAATCCGGGTAAGGTTAACTTTGCCTCGTCTGGTACTGGCACAAGCCATCAGTTAGCAGGTGAAATGTTTAAACAGTATGCTAATGTTGACATAACACATGTTCCCTATAAGGGCAGTCCCCCAGCGCATGTTGATTTAATGGGTGGTTCAGTAGATTTAATGTTTGATAACATCGTTGCTGTTGGCCCGCATATAAAGAGTGGAAAGCTAAAGGCTCTTGCTGTTACCTCAAAGACCCGCTCCCCTGTGTTGCCTAGTATTCCAACAATGCTGGAGTCTGGATATCCAAAAATTGAAGCCGTCGCTTGGTTTGGAGTTTTGGTTCCGAAAGGCACCCCAAAAAATATTATTAACCTTCTTAATAAAGAGTTTGTTGCTGCGCTTACAACCCCAGAGATAAAAAATAAACTACAGGAAAGCGGTGCCCAAGTTGTAGCCTCAACCCCAGAGGAATTCGATGCATTTATGCAGAATGAAGTTAACAAGTGGTCTGGCGTTATCAATACCGCAAAAATCTCATTAGATTAA
- a CDS encoding tripartite tricarboxylate transporter substrate binding protein: protein MLRIQFKNCIKHFLVITSLCTASLSFSQTTDAYPKGAIKIVVPYSAGAVTDALGRIIAQGLSESFGVSVIVENKVGAGGTIGTEQVAFSQPDGYTLLLGATGPVSVGKALYPQLRYDPAKDLTPLAVITRVPFVVVVHPDQPYKNLTDLINAAKAKPNSIAYGSAGNGTPQHIIGEMFKQSANVQLVHVPYKGSAPATSDLLGNQVPLMFDNPGPLMQHIRTGKLRALAQTGDRRSAALPDTPTMREAGVAGLVAAPWYGIMGPGNMPPAIAEKLNKEINSVLRRPDVVTRMQEMGLIATPMSLAEVKQFLTNEAKVWGDATRKSNATID from the coding sequence ATGCTTCGGATTCAATTCAAAAACTGTATTAAACATTTTCTTGTAATAACCTCCCTTTGCACTGCAAGTTTATCTTTTTCTCAAACTACAGATGCCTACCCAAAGGGGGCAATTAAGATTGTTGTCCCCTACTCTGCTGGGGCGGTTACCGATGCTCTTGGTCGTATCATTGCTCAGGGGCTGAGCGAAAGTTTTGGAGTCAGCGTCATAGTTGAAAACAAAGTAGGCGCTGGCGGCACAATAGGTACTGAGCAAGTCGCCTTCTCTCAGCCCGATGGCTACACCTTACTTTTAGGGGCGACTGGTCCTGTCTCTGTTGGTAAAGCGCTGTATCCGCAGCTTCGCTATGATCCTGCAAAAGACTTAACCCCTCTAGCTGTTATCACACGAGTACCATTTGTAGTTGTAGTGCATCCTGATCAGCCCTATAAAAATCTTACAGACCTCATTAATGCTGCCAAAGCAAAACCAAATTCAATAGCCTATGGATCAGCAGGAAATGGAACTCCCCAACATATTATTGGCGAAATGTTTAAGCAATCTGCCAATGTTCAGCTAGTGCACGTGCCATATAAAGGGTCTGCCCCAGCAACCAGCGACTTACTTGGCAACCAAGTTCCGCTGATGTTTGATAATCCAGGACCCCTGATGCAACATATTCGCACTGGTAAATTACGCGCTCTAGCTCAAACAGGTGATCGCCGTTCAGCTGCTTTACCTGATACGCCTACTATGCGCGAAGCAGGGGTGGCTGGTCTAGTTGCAGCGCCCTGGTATGGAATTATGGGTCCCGGTAATATGCCTCCAGCAATTGCTGAAAAACTCAATAAAGAAATCAATTCCGTTCTACGCCGCCCTGATGTTGTAACGCGGATGCAGGAAATGGGATTAATTGCAACGCCAATGTCATTAGCAGAAGTAAAGCAGTTTTTAACTAATGAAGCCAAAGTTTGGGGTGATGCCACACGCAAGTCAAATGCCACGATTGATTAA
- a CDS encoding alpha/beta hydrolase: protein MNMIPLPAGIRSRVLKGINNGAFHILEAGAQSADSNNLVLLIHGFPELAYSWRKIMLPLAAEGYHVIAPDIRGYGRSSNTDVQYSDDLRPFSTLNKIQDMLALVASLGYRTVRAVIGHDQGATLAGWCALSRPDIFKSVALMSSPFRGAPAALPFNTTNVQAAPIKQSQITEELAMLSPPRKYYQHYFATEAANNDMWQAEQGLKKFLRAYYHMKSADWSENAPFKLKDLLASEWEKLPRYYVMDLDKGMAETVLPAMPSTQEIKSCQWLPDHELDFYISEYSRTGFQGGLQGYRNNPYDKDLAIFAGRKIEVPSTFIGGEKDWGIYQTPGGLETLENELCTHYQGTHLIKNAGHWVQQEQPEETSKLLIEFITKN, encoded by the coding sequence ATGAATATGATTCCACTTCCAGCAGGTATCCGGTCTAGAGTTCTTAAGGGCATCAATAATGGGGCTTTTCACATACTGGAGGCTGGAGCGCAGTCGGCAGATAGTAATAATCTTGTTTTGTTGATTCATGGATTTCCAGAGTTAGCCTACAGTTGGCGCAAGATAATGTTACCTCTAGCTGCAGAGGGATATCACGTCATAGCTCCAGATATAAGGGGCTATGGGCGCAGCTCAAATACCGACGTTCAATATTCTGATGATTTGCGGCCTTTTAGTACTCTAAATAAAATTCAAGATATGCTGGCTCTAGTAGCATCACTAGGTTACAGAACCGTTCGAGCGGTCATTGGTCATGACCAGGGTGCAACGCTAGCTGGCTGGTGCGCTCTTTCACGTCCAGATATTTTTAAATCGGTTGCCTTAATGAGCTCGCCATTTCGAGGGGCTCCTGCCGCCCTACCATTTAACACAACTAATGTTCAGGCTGCCCCCATAAAGCAAAGCCAGATTACTGAAGAGCTTGCCATGCTGAGCCCACCCAGAAAATACTATCAACACTATTTTGCGACTGAAGCCGCGAATAACGATATGTGGCAAGCAGAGCAAGGACTCAAAAAATTTCTAAGGGCGTATTACCACATGAAAAGCGCAGACTGGTCTGAAAATGCGCCTTTTAAGTTAAAAGATTTGCTTGCCAGCGAGTGGGAAAAATTACCTCGTTATTACGTAATGGATCTAGATAAAGGTATGGCAGAAACAGTTTTGCCAGCGATGCCGTCTACACAAGAAATTAAATCTTGCCAATGGTTACCAGATCATGAGCTCGATTTTTATATAAGCGAATATAGTCGCACTGGGTTTCAAGGTGGTCTGCAAGGCTACAGGAATAATCCTTATGACAAAGACCTGGCCATCTTCGCAGGTAGAAAGATTGAAGTACCTTCGACTTTCATTGGCGGCGAGAAGGATTGGGGCATCTACCAAACTCCGGGGGGGCTTGAAACTCTAGAAAATGAATTGTGCACCCATTACCAGGGGACTCATCTCATAAAAAATGCAGGTCATTGGGTTCAGCAAGAGCAACCTGAGGAAACTAGCAAACTCTTAATCGAATTTATTACCAAAAACTAG
- a CDS encoding FAD-dependent oxidoreductase, with product MDFNCDVVVVGGGVTGVAAGIAAARNGAKVILLEPRPFVGGNATTGLCLHNFVNKFGRQVVFGLAQEIVDELIKMGGAVGHIPYKGFASAVTPVDGNYFRIKTTQMLADAGVQVIYGATVVSAKAENKKVTELTFAAKGGLHKLVAKNIIEASGDGDVAAMLNVPFRFGDGPKKRMQPISMILHFHNVDTRAIAKEMGEVDPAMAVRPEGGEPIPVYFNGSFAKWDDIVISQGIFPNKGRNVFFNTVWPDQINVNTSAVLDVDGTDPVALSKATADLTAQCYKIGNFMKEHIPGFAGSYMVPAAIPGVRESRNIHGRYQLTDEDVLEGHKFEDTIGQVCFPVDIHAPDSSQAIFHQIGGDGSFDIPYRSMLPNELDNMVVAGRCVSATHVAHGATRNMAPCLVMGEAAGTAAAMASSAGINAADIDIKKLQQQLIKQKVFLGDGYK from the coding sequence ATGGACTTTAATTGTGATGTAGTAGTGGTTGGGGGTGGTGTTACTGGCGTCGCTGCAGGTATTGCTGCTGCCAGAAATGGTGCAAAAGTAATTCTTTTGGAACCTCGCCCATTTGTTGGTGGCAACGCAACTACAGGCTTATGCCTGCACAATTTCGTTAATAAATTTGGTCGGCAGGTTGTATTTGGATTGGCGCAAGAAATAGTCGATGAGTTGATCAAAATGGGTGGTGCTGTAGGACATATTCCATATAAGGGTTTTGCTAGTGCCGTAACACCGGTTGATGGCAATTATTTCAGAATTAAAACAACTCAAATGCTCGCTGATGCTGGCGTACAAGTAATATATGGTGCAACTGTCGTAAGCGCAAAAGCTGAAAATAAAAAAGTCACCGAATTAACCTTTGCGGCAAAAGGCGGACTCCATAAACTAGTGGCAAAAAATATTATTGAAGCATCAGGTGATGGTGATGTTGCAGCAATGTTGAATGTTCCATTTAGGTTTGGTGATGGTCCAAAGAAAAGAATGCAGCCTATTTCTATGATCCTGCATTTTCATAATGTAGATACAAGAGCTATTGCCAAAGAGATGGGCGAGGTTGACCCGGCCATGGCGGTTCGCCCAGAGGGCGGCGAGCCTATTCCGGTTTACTTTAATGGCTCATTTGCGAAATGGGACGACATTGTGATTAGCCAAGGAATATTTCCGAACAAAGGTAGAAATGTATTTTTTAATACAGTATGGCCAGATCAAATAAACGTCAACACCTCTGCAGTGTTAGATGTCGACGGAACAGATCCAGTTGCACTCTCAAAAGCCACAGCAGATCTGACTGCTCAGTGCTACAAGATAGGTAATTTTATGAAAGAGCATATACCCGGCTTTGCTGGAAGTTATATGGTTCCGGCGGCAATTCCTGGTGTTAGGGAATCAAGAAATATTCATGGTAGGTATCAGCTGACTGATGAGGATGTTCTTGAAGGCCATAAATTTGAAGATACTATTGGTCAAGTATGCTTCCCAGTGGACATTCATGCACCTGATAGTAGCCAAGCAATCTTCCATCAAATTGGCGGCGATGGAAGCTTCGATATTCCTTATCGCTCAATGCTTCCCAATGAGCTAGATAATATGGTTGTGGCCGGTAGGTGTGTTTCGGCAACTCACGTTGCTCATGGAGCAACCAGAAATATGGCGCCATGTCTGGTAATGGGCGAAGCTGCGGGGACTGCAGCGGCAATGGCTAGCTCTGCAGGCATCAATGCTGCAGATATAGATATCAAGAAATTACAGCAGCAGTTAATCAAGCAGAAAGTGTTCTTAGGCGACGGTTACAAATAA